The genomic interval CCTGTAATTGGTAAATGGTTCCCAGGTAATTATCGGAATAGTCTGTAACAGATCCGTCAGATACATAACCAATAAGGTCATTTTTTACTTTTGCCTGGTTCAGGAGTGTTATTACACGGTGTGATTCCTTTTCACTTCCAACAATTATCATTTTTTTCTCCCTTACCTCACCTAGCCGGAAATTGCGATATATAAAAAAATGAAGGAACAGCCGGATAAGAATCATGGAGAACACAGCAAGTACGAAACCAAGTAAAATCATTGCACGGGAAAAACGCAATGTTTCAGGCAGGAAGGCGTAGATGGCGGCAATTATTACAGTACCAAAAAATAACCCCCGGATAATGCGGGCAGGCTTCGCATTTTTTTCGTAGCCACCACTAAAGTATACGGATGTTAACCATACAGCGATGTACGCCGGCACTACCAGGAAAATATACTCCTGCGGATATTTTACACCCTCTGATGCCTTAATGTTGTTTTGCCAGTAATCTTTTAAAAATATCATTCCTGAATAAATCACAGCAATATCCATTGCAGGCAATAGCAGCTGCTTAAGCAACCCAGACATCAGCGAGATGACCGCCCGGAGATAAATTGCAACTTTCAGCAGGAAAATATATACGCCAGCTTTCTGCCTAGAAAAGTGTTTTTGTGCGAATATGATCATCGCCTGGTAAAATAACCTTACATAATTCATAGTACCTTTCCGGGTACTTTCTCCTTTATAATGAATGATTCGGGTATCTGCAACATAAAAATTTTTGTAGCCCGCTTTTACTATACGATAGGATAAGTCAATATCTTCTCCATACATAAAAAAATCTTCATCCAGCAGGCCTGCCTTATTAAGCGCAGCTTTGCGAATGAACATGAAAGCTCCTGAAAGCACTTCCACCTCGCTGGTTTTATTTTCCGGCAGATGACCCAGATGATAACGGGCAAATAGTTTTGATCGTGGAAACAGCACCGATAGTCCAAAAGCTTTATAAAATGCGACCTCGGGTGTAGGAAAAGATCGTTTGGATTCACGTAAAAAATTTCCTTTTCCATCGAGCATCTTCACACCAAGCGCGCCCGTGGCGGAGTGCTCATCCATAAAATGGAGGCACTTTAAGAACGTGTCTTCTTCCACCACCGTATCAGGGTTCAGCAATAAGATAAATTCACCTTTTGACCTTTCAATGGCCTGGTTATTGGCTTTGGCAAAGCCGGCATTTTCTTTATTCTCAATTAAAAAGACTTCGGGAAATTTTTTACGCACCATTTCAACCGATCCATCTACAGAACTGTTATCTACCACTAAAATTTCAGACGAAATATCTTTCGCCGCTTTTTTAACAGATAGCAAAGCCTGCTCAAGGAAGAACTTGACATTATAGTTTACTATAATAACAGAAAGACGGATTAATGCTGGCAATCAATTAGTCTTTGGCCCGGTATCCGGAATTAACGTTTTACTTTTTATAACATTATTAGCGGTATCTATTATTCCTCTATTGTTCTCTATCGGCGTTCCGGACAAGGTAACTTTCATAAGGCATTCGTGTCGCTATAGACCGGGCAAGCGTAATATCATCTACATATTCAAGCTCCCCTCCGAAAGCAATGCCGCGTGCAATGCTGGTAATTTTGAGTGGCGTTCCCTGAAGTTTTTTCGAGATATAAAAAATAGTGGTATCGCCTTCAATAGTGGGATTTAATGCCATTATTACTTCTTTTGTTTCTTCTTTATTACAGCGATCCATCAAAGATTTTATGTTTAATTCTTCAGGACCAATTCCTTCCATAGGGCTGATAACACCACCCAGCACATGGTACAAGCCATTGTATTGATTTGTGGCTTCAATTGCTAATACATCGCGTATATTTTCCACTACGCAAATCAGGGAATGGTTACGCTTAGGATTAATACAGATACTGCAAATTTCTGTGTCGGAAATATTGCCGCAGATCAGGCAGAATTTAATTTCTTTACGCATCCTGATAATTGCTTCCCCAAACTGTTCTGCTTTTTCAATATCCTGCCTGAGTAAAAATAACACCAGCCTTAAAGCTGTTTTCTTTCCTATGCCTGGCAGCTTTTCAAATTCTGTAACAGCATTTTCAATGAGTCTAGAAGGAAAATTCATTGATCAAAATTAATTTAAAATGCCACAATTTCTTAAGCGGAAACGTCTGCCATCATAACTGACTTTAGAATATTTTTTCTTCAATATTTTTATCTTCTTCATTTTTGTAACTTAACTCCCTATTTCTAAAACTTAACCCCATAAACATGAAAAAATTATTACTAATTTCTTTTTTATTACTGCTTGGTTTTTTAAGCAGCAAGGCACAGTGGATACCCCAGCCTTCTGGTTTTCTTGCGCAAAGTCTGCTGCGTTTCTATTTATAACATACTTTATTTATTTTGACCAATAAAAATCATAACGTTATTTTGATTTTAATACCTTTCCACTCTATAATAATAATTTTTTAGATTTTAATTCTAAACTCACAACCATGAAAAAAACAATACTCTTTTCTTTTTTATTACTGCTTGGTTTTTTAAGCAGCAAAGCACAGTGGATTCCCCAAGCTTCCGGGTTAAGGAACACATTAATTGTCGATCAAATTGTTACCACCAGCAGAAGCAATGCATGGGCCACTGGAGAAGATACTACGAGTAACACCACACCTGTTCAGAGTTATACACGAACCATTGACTCAGGTCGAACATGGGTTACAGGACAAGTGCCTGCATCCTCCTCTTACAATTGGTCTTGTCTGTCTGCTGTTGATGCGAACACTGCATGGGCTATGTTATATAACAGCAGCGGCGGCGGAGGTATCTGGAAAACAACGGATGGTGGCGCTACATGGGCGCAGCAGGGGCAGGGAATTATTTTCACTAATTCCGCTTCCTTTCCTGATGTGGTTCATTTTTGGAGTTCAGATTCCGGGTTCGCTTTAGGAGACCCTATTGCTAATGTATTTGAAATTTATACTTCCACGGACGGTGGAGCCACATGGAATAAAGTGCCGGATGCAAATATTCCTGATGC from Chitinophagales bacterium carries:
- the recR gene encoding recombination protein RecR; translation: MNFPSRLIENAVTEFEKLPGIGKKTALRLVLFLLRQDIEKAEQFGEAIIRMRKEIKFCLICGNISDTEICSICINPKRNHSLICVVENIRDVLAIEATNQYNGLYHVLGGVISPMEGIGPEELNIKSLMDRCNKEETKEVIMALNPTIEGDTTIFYISKKLQGTPLKITSIARGIAFGGELEYVDDITLARSIATRMPYESYLVRNADREQ
- a CDS encoding glycosyltransferase, which gives rise to MRLSVIIVNYNVKFFLEQALLSVKKAAKDISSEILVVDNSSVDGSVEMVRKKFPEVFLIENKENAGFAKANNQAIERSKGEFILLLNPDTVVEEDTFLKCLHFMDEHSATGALGVKMLDGKGNFLRESKRSFPTPEVAFYKAFGLSVLFPRSKLFARYHLGHLPENKTSEVEVLSGAFMFIRKAALNKAGLLDEDFFMYGEDIDLSYRIVKAGYKNFYVADTRIIHYKGESTRKGTMNYVRLFYQAMIIFAQKHFSRQKAGVYIFLLKVAIYLRAVISLMSGLLKQLLLPAMDIAVIYSGMIFLKDYWQNNIKASEGVKYPQEYIFLVVPAYIAVWLTSVYFSGGYEKNAKPARIIRGLFFGTVIIAAIYAFLPETLRFSRAMILLGFVLAVFSMILIRLFLHFFIYRNFRLGEVREKKMIIVGSEKESHRVITLLNQAKVKNDLIGYVSDGSVTDYSDNYLGTIYQLQEIVTIYKIDEIIFCSRDVSSRQIIEWMTLLGSEKEYKIVPEDSMSIIGSNSKDDPGELYTIDVKLAISSSFNKRSKRLFDIAGTFFLLLTLPVSIFIIKNTFGLLLNMLLVLSGRRSWVGYADNEMQHEKLPRIKKGIITPIDELKTAALNGASLSRINLLYAKDYSLWNDAELFIKCYKKLGREL